In the Streptomyces formicae genome, one interval contains:
- a CDS encoding 6-phosphofructokinase produces the protein MRIGILTAGGDCPGLNAVIRSVVHRAVTHYGDEVIGFEDGYAGLLDGRYRPLDLNAVSGILARGGTILGSSRLERDRFRAACENAPQLAKEIGFDALIPIGGEGTLTAAKMLSDAGLPVVGVPKTIDNDISSTDRTFGFDTAVGVATEAMDRLKTTAESHQRVMVVEVMGRHAGWIALESGMAGGAHGICLPERPFDPADLVALVEERFSRGKKFAVICVAEGAHPQDGTMNYGKGAIDQFGHERFQGIGTALAYELESRLGKEAKPVILGHVQRGGTPTAYDRVLATRFGWHAVEAAHRDEYGKMTALRGTDITMVPLAEAVTELKTVPKDRMDEAESVF, from the coding sequence ATGCGTATCGGAATTCTCACCGCGGGCGGCGACTGCCCGGGCCTCAACGCAGTGATCCGGTCGGTCGTGCACCGCGCCGTCACGCACTACGGCGACGAGGTCATCGGCTTCGAGGACGGCTACGCGGGCCTGCTCGACGGGCGCTACCGCCCCCTCGACCTGAACGCGGTCAGCGGCATCCTGGCCCGCGGCGGCACGATCCTCGGCTCGTCCCGCCTGGAGCGCGACCGGTTCCGCGCGGCCTGCGAGAACGCGCCCCAGCTCGCCAAGGAGATCGGCTTCGACGCGCTGATCCCGATCGGCGGCGAGGGCACCCTGACGGCCGCCAAGATGCTGTCGGACGCGGGCCTGCCCGTCGTCGGCGTCCCGAAGACCATCGACAACGACATCTCCTCCACGGACCGCACCTTCGGCTTCGACACGGCCGTCGGCGTGGCGACCGAGGCCATGGACCGCCTCAAGACCACCGCCGAATCGCACCAGCGCGTGATGGTCGTCGAGGTCATGGGCCGCCACGCGGGCTGGATCGCCCTGGAGTCCGGCATGGCCGGCGGCGCCCACGGCATCTGCCTGCCCGAGCGCCCCTTCGACCCCGCCGACCTGGTCGCCCTCGTCGAGGAGCGCTTCTCGCGCGGCAAGAAGTTCGCGGTGATCTGCGTCGCCGAGGGCGCGCACCCACAGGACGGCACGATGAACTACGGCAAGGGCGCGATCGACCAGTTCGGCCACGAGCGCTTCCAGGGCATCGGCACGGCCCTCGCCTACGAGCTGGAGTCCCGCCTCGGCAAGGAGGCCAAGCCGGTCATCCTCGGCCACGTCCAGCGCGGCGGCACCCCCACGGCCTACGACCGCGTCCTCGCGACCCGCTTCGGCTGGCACGCGGTGGAGGCGGCGCACCGCGACGAGTACGGCAAGATGACGGCGCTGCGCGGCACGGACATCACGATGGTGCCGCTCGCGGAGGCGGTCACCGAGCTGAAGACCGTGCCGAAGGACCGGATGGACGAGGCGGAGTCGGTCTTCTAG
- a CDS encoding helix-turn-helix domain-containing protein: protein MPVQPSQPPHQPTPPFNFPAARRLREALGMAPGHVAYGMRASYGLAHITPDTIMAWERGLSSPTSAELTALAATLWCSPGELMGAARTLREHRLARGLAPEDVARASGVEIQAYLRMEETGTWRGNERQSEALARVLELALPDFVNVTGRAEPLAELLRSAVTTRWQGYVRPVAKLLPVERRRVERVLRQMHEDYQSRMTRTLSWGGGAGSDASGEAGRDFLDRILEHFWPLVLDGRT, encoded by the coding sequence GTGCCCGTGCAACCGAGCCAACCGCCGCACCAGCCCACGCCGCCCTTCAACTTCCCTGCCGCCCGCCGTCTGCGCGAGGCCCTCGGCATGGCGCCGGGTCACGTCGCGTACGGCATGCGCGCGAGCTACGGCCTCGCCCACATCACGCCCGACACGATCATGGCGTGGGAGCGCGGCCTCTCCTCGCCCACCTCCGCCGAGCTGACCGCCCTGGCCGCGACGCTGTGGTGCTCGCCCGGTGAACTCATGGGCGCGGCAAGGACGTTGCGCGAGCACAGGCTGGCGCGCGGTCTCGCGCCCGAGGACGTCGCGCGGGCGTCGGGCGTGGAGATCCAGGCGTATCTGCGCATGGAGGAGACGGGCACCTGGCGCGGGAACGAGCGGCAGTCCGAGGCGCTCGCCCGGGTCCTGGAGCTCGCGCTGCCCGACTTCGTGAACGTGACCGGACGCGCCGAGCCGCTCGCCGAGCTGTTGCGCAGCGCCGTCACCACCCGCTGGCAGGGGTACGTACGACCGGTCGCGAAGCTGCTGCCCGTGGAACGGCGGCGCGTGGAGCGCGTGCTGCGGCAGATGCACGAGGACTATCAGTCGCGGATGACGCGGACCCTGAGCTGGGGCGGCGGTGCGGGTTCGGACGCGTCCGGGGAGGCGGGCCGTGACTTCCTGGACCGAATCCTCGAACATTTCTGGCCTTTGGTCCTAGACGGCCGGACCTAA
- a CDS encoding carbohydrate ABC transporter permease — translation MRVTTKPNRLSRRTKHRLAADAGLLVVAAAFVLPLAWVVLSSFDPKADLKVRLPDSLTLDNYDKVLTPEITFTPLLNSLLLCGGGTLLTVVCAALAAYPLSRYKSRLNRPFMLTILFATSLPITAIMVPVYALFVQVDLIDTMQGTIFFFAASQLPFAIWLMKNFMDGVPKELEEAAWTDGASPFQSLLRIVLPLMGPGVAVVTVFSFVMMWGNFFVPFMLLLTPEQMPASVSINDFFGNKGTVVYGQLAAFSIIYSTPVILLYVLVSRRLGGGFALGGAVKG, via the coding sequence CTGAGAGTGACCACCAAGCCCAACAGGCTCTCCCGCCGTACGAAGCACCGCCTGGCGGCCGACGCGGGCCTGCTCGTCGTGGCCGCCGCGTTCGTACTCCCCCTGGCCTGGGTGGTCCTCTCCTCCTTCGACCCGAAGGCGGACCTCAAGGTACGGCTCCCCGACAGCCTCACCCTGGACAACTACGACAAGGTCCTGACCCCCGAGATCACCTTCACCCCGCTCCTCAACAGCCTGCTGCTCTGCGGCGGAGGCACCCTGCTCACGGTGGTCTGCGCGGCCCTGGCCGCCTACCCGCTCTCCCGCTACAAGTCGCGCCTGAACCGCCCGTTCATGCTGACGATCCTGTTCGCGACGAGCCTGCCGATCACCGCGATCATGGTCCCGGTGTACGCGCTGTTCGTGCAGGTCGACCTGATCGACACGATGCAGGGCACGATCTTCTTCTTCGCGGCGTCCCAACTCCCGTTCGCGATCTGGCTGATGAAGAACTTCATGGACGGCGTGCCCAAGGAGCTGGAGGAGGCGGCGTGGACGGACGGCGCGTCACCGTTCCAGTCGCTGCTCCGGATCGTGCTCCCCCTGATGGGCCCGGGAGTGGCGGTGGTGACCGTCTTCTCCTTCGTCATGATGTGGGGCAACTTCTTCGTCCCCTTCATGCTCCTGCTCACCCCGGAACAGATGCCCGCGTCGGTCAGCATCAACGACTTCTTCGGCAACAAGGGAACCGTGGTCTACGGCCAGTTGGCCGCGTTCTCGATCATCTACTCGACGCCGGTGATCCTCTTGTACGTCCTGGTCTCCCGGCGCCTGGGCGGCGGCTTCGCGCTGGGCGGCGCGGTGAAGGGCTGA
- a CDS encoding carbohydrate ABC transporter permease, whose protein sequence is MTTAPHTHRAHRAHRTRRALLRALPVSPATILLLLFLAGPIGYCAYIAFTDLQLTGQAESSFVGFDNFREAFGDERFLNAVWLTFVFTVLSSLIGQNTLGLALATLMQRASKPIRTLTGAIVVTAWVLPEVVAGFLLYAFFRREGTLNAVLDFLHLPSQNWMFTLPILAVSFANVWRGTAFSMLVYSAALNEIPKEITEAAEVDGASGWRRMWHITLPMIRRSIGTNLMLNTLQTLSVFGLIWVMTRGGPGNRSQTLPLFMYEQAFQKSMIGYGTAVALLLLLVGSLFSLIYMRLLRTEV, encoded by the coding sequence GTGACCACCGCACCCCACACGCACCGCGCACACCGCGCACACCGCACCCGCCGAGCCCTGCTCCGCGCCCTCCCCGTCTCCCCCGCCACCATCCTCCTGCTCCTCTTCCTCGCGGGCCCCATCGGCTACTGCGCCTACATCGCCTTCACCGACCTCCAACTCACCGGCCAGGCCGAATCCAGCTTCGTCGGCTTCGACAACTTCCGCGAAGCCTTCGGCGACGAACGCTTCCTCAACGCCGTCTGGCTCACCTTCGTCTTCACCGTCCTCTCCTCCCTCATCGGCCAGAACACCCTCGGCCTTGCCCTAGCCACCCTCATGCAACGCGCGTCAAAACCCATCCGCACCCTCACCGGCGCGATCGTCGTCACGGCCTGGGTCCTCCCGGAAGTCGTCGCGGGCTTCCTCCTCTACGCCTTCTTCCGCCGCGAGGGCACCCTCAACGCGGTCCTCGACTTCCTCCATCTCCCCTCCCAGAACTGGATGTTCACGCTTCCGATCCTGGCGGTCTCGTTCGCGAACGTCTGGCGGGGAACGGCCTTCTCGATGCTGGTCTACTCCGCCGCGCTCAACGAGATCCCCAAAGAGATCACGGAGGCCGCCGAGGTGGACGGCGCGAGCGGCTGGCGCCGCATGTGGCACATCACGCTGCCGATGATCCGCCGCTCGATCGGCACGAACCTCATGCTCAACACCCTCCAGACGCTCTCCGTCTTCGGTCTGATCTGGGTGATGACGCGAGGCGGCCCGGGCAACCGCAGCCAGACCCTCCCCCTGTTCATGTACGAACAGGCCTTCCAGAAGAGCATGATCGGCTACGGCACGGCGGTGGCCCTGCTCCTCCTCCTGGTCGGCTCGCTGTTCTCCCTGATCTACATGCGCCTACTCCGCACGGAGGTCTGA
- a CDS encoding extracellular solute-binding protein, producing MPVRPTTAPLFLAAATLLAAGTLTACGSGSGDDPDTVKVSFKQSTDNQIRVMDTYLADIKKQFEKANPGKKVKLVPIKAPDSEYYTKLQQMLRSPKTAPDLVYEDTFLINSDITSGYLKPLDPYLDKWKDWDQFIDTSKSAARAADGKTYGVPDGTDTRGLWYSKAIFKKAGLPAHWQPKTWDEVLEAARTIKKKVPGVTPLNVYTGKPAGEAASMQGFEMLAYGTGKNPLYDPKSKKWVTGSKGFKDSLSFVETVYKEKLGPDVSDALDPNFATRVRGELLPEDKLGINLDGSWLPQDWGKGAGHEWPEWSKKLSLAAMPTQHGQAPGKVSMSGGWTWAIPAKADNPDLAFTFIKTMQTKANAQKWYIANSGISVRKDVAADPAYVKAQPGIKFFTDLVATTNYRPAYPAYPKVSTAIQEAMESVTTGDASVDKAASSYDEEVSSSTDGEVTQK from the coding sequence GTGCCCGTGCGCCCTACCACCGCCCCGCTGTTCCTCGCCGCCGCCACCCTGCTCGCCGCCGGAACCCTCACCGCGTGCGGCTCGGGATCCGGCGACGACCCGGACACCGTGAAGGTCTCCTTCAAGCAGTCCACGGACAACCAGATCAGGGTCATGGACACCTATCTGGCGGACATCAAGAAGCAGTTCGAAAAGGCGAACCCCGGCAAGAAGGTCAAGCTGGTGCCGATCAAGGCGCCGGACTCGGAGTACTACACCAAGCTCCAGCAGATGCTGCGCTCCCCCAAGACCGCGCCCGACCTGGTCTACGAGGACACGTTCCTCATCAACTCCGACATCACCAGCGGGTACTTGAAGCCGCTCGATCCCTACCTGGACAAGTGGAAGGACTGGGACCAGTTCATCGACACGTCCAAGTCGGCGGCGCGGGCGGCCGACGGCAAGACGTACGGCGTCCCCGACGGCACCGACACGCGCGGCCTCTGGTACAGCAAGGCGATCTTCAAGAAGGCGGGCCTACCGGCCCATTGGCAGCCCAAGACCTGGGACGAGGTCCTGGAAGCGGCCCGCACCATCAAGAAGAAGGTCCCCGGTGTCACCCCGCTGAACGTCTACACGGGCAAGCCCGCGGGCGAGGCGGCCTCGATGCAGGGCTTCGAGATGCTGGCGTACGGCACGGGCAAGAACCCCCTGTACGACCCGAAGTCCAAGAAGTGGGTCACCGGCAGCAAGGGCTTCAAGGACTCCCTGAGCTTCGTGGAGACGGTCTACAAGGAGAAGCTCGGCCCGGACGTCTCGGACGCGCTCGACCCCAACTTCGCGACGCGCGTGCGCGGTGAACTCCTGCCCGAGGACAAGCTGGGCATCAACCTGGACGGCTCCTGGCTCCCCCAGGACTGGGGCAAGGGCGCGGGCCACGAATGGCCCGAGTGGTCGAAGAAGCTGAGCCTCGCCGCGATGCCGACGCAGCACGGCCAGGCGCCGGGCAAGGTGAGCATGTCAGGCGGCTGGACCTGGGCGATCCCCGCCAAGGCCGACAACCCCGACCTCGCCTTCACGTTCATCAAGACGATGCAGACGAAGGCGAACGCCCAGAAGTGGTACATCGCCAACTCCGGCATCTCGGTCCGCAAGGACGTCGCGGCCGATCCCGCCTACGTGAAGGCCCAACCCGGCATCAAGTTCTTCACGGACCTGGTGGCCACGACGAACTACCGCCCGGCGTACCCGGCGTACCCCAAGGTCTCCACGGCGATCCAGGAGGCGATGGAGTCGGTGACGACGGGCGACGCCTCGGTCGACAAGGCGGCGTCCTCGTACGACGAGGAGGTCTCCTCGTCGACAGATGGCGAGGTCACCCAGAAGTAG
- a CDS encoding response regulator, with product MIRVLVVEDDPVAADAHVLYVNRVPGFESTEKPAHSAAEARRVLDRTPIDLILLDLHLPDGHGLQLARSLRAAGHPTDVIAVTSARDLAVVREGVSLGVVQYVLKPFTFATLRDRLTRYAEFRTAAADGEATGQDEVDRALATLRAPGPAALPKGLSGPTLERVVRTLRAAPDGLTATAAAQSAGLSRITARRYLEHLVETGHAARSPQYGHVGRPELVYRRLPAPE from the coding sequence GTGATCCGCGTACTCGTCGTCGAGGACGACCCCGTCGCGGCCGACGCCCACGTCCTCTACGTGAACCGCGTCCCCGGCTTCGAGTCCACCGAGAAGCCCGCGCACTCCGCCGCCGAGGCGCGCCGCGTCCTGGACCGCACCCCCATCGACCTGATCCTCCTCGACCTGCACCTGCCCGACGGCCACGGCCTCCAACTGGCCCGCTCCCTGCGCGCCGCGGGCCACCCCACGGACGTCATCGCGGTGACGTCGGCCCGTGACCTGGCCGTGGTCCGCGAGGGCGTGTCGCTCGGCGTCGTGCAGTACGTCCTGAAGCCCTTCACCTTCGCCACCCTGCGCGACCGCCTGACCCGCTACGCCGAGTTCCGCACGGCCGCCGCCGACGGCGAGGCCACCGGCCAGGACGAGGTGGACCGCGCCCTCGCCACCCTGCGCGCGCCGGGCCCCGCCGCCCTCCCCAAGGGCCTCAGCGGCCCCACCCTGGAACGCGTCGTACGCACCCTGCGCGCGGCCCCCGACGGCCTGACCGCCACCGCGGCCGCCCAGTCGGCGGGCCTGTCCCGGATCACCGCGCGGCGCTATCTGGAACACCTGGTGGAGACGGGCCACGCGGCACGCAGCCCCCAGTACGGCCACGTCGGCCGCCCGGAACTGGTCTACCGCAGACTGCCCGCCCCGGAGTGA
- a CDS encoding sensor histidine kinase, translating to MPRTPPRRPRRLPRSLAGQLFAMQIVLVTVVVAGCALFTYVSDKHQAEEGARRQATAAARAVADSPSVREAIAGDDPTRQLQPYASRVQRHTGVDFVTIMDPRGIRWTHPDEERIGERFLGHTADALRGRTFSETYTGTLGASVRVVTPIRAGDDAEGPIVGLVSAGITIQEITAKARGQLLALLGVAAAALVLGGIGTYVINARLRRSTHGMNAAELSRMHDYHEAALHAVREGLLMLDGQRRIALINDGGRELLGVTGDTVGRNVADLGLPAPLTGALLSAEPRVDELHLTADRVVVVNTSPVTGGERRGTVVTLRDHTELQALTGELDSERGFTRALRSQAHEAANRLHTVVSLIELDRAEEAVDFATAELELAQALTDQVVAAVSEPVLAALLLGKAAQANEHGVELVVSPDSSIDDGMLPASLPARDLVTVLGNLIDNAVDAAQGSPAARVTVTARADAAGLLLRVADTGPGVAPAQREAVLARGWSTKAPTGRGLGLALVHQTVTRDGGTLTIGESPDGGAQFEVFLATAPAVGPSAGDAPGAPPVRSAEDEGRGRRTSADRPGDTTERQGGTQ from the coding sequence ATGCCCCGCACCCCTCCACGCCGCCCCCGCCGGCTGCCGCGCAGCCTGGCGGGCCAGCTCTTCGCGATGCAGATCGTGCTGGTCACGGTGGTCGTCGCCGGGTGCGCGCTCTTCACGTACGTCAGTGACAAGCACCAGGCGGAGGAGGGCGCGCGGCGCCAGGCGACCGCGGCGGCTCGCGCGGTCGCGGACTCGCCCTCCGTACGCGAGGCGATAGCCGGCGACGACCCGACGCGACAGCTCCAGCCGTACGCGAGCCGGGTCCAGCGGCACACGGGCGTCGACTTCGTGACGATCATGGACCCGCGCGGCATCCGCTGGACCCACCCCGACGAGGAGCGCATCGGCGAGCGCTTCCTCGGCCACACCGCCGACGCGCTGCGCGGCAGGACCTTCTCCGAGACGTACACCGGGACCCTCGGCGCCTCCGTACGCGTGGTCACGCCGATCCGGGCGGGCGACGACGCCGAAGGACCCATCGTCGGCCTGGTCAGCGCGGGGATCACCATCCAGGAGATCACCGCCAAGGCGCGCGGCCAGCTGCTCGCGCTGCTCGGCGTCGCGGCCGCCGCGCTCGTCCTCGGCGGCATCGGGACGTACGTCATCAACGCCCGCCTGCGCCGCAGCACCCACGGCATGAACGCCGCCGAACTCAGCCGCATGCACGACTACCACGAGGCGGCCCTGCACGCGGTGCGCGAGGGGCTCCTGATGCTCGACGGACAGCGCCGCATCGCGCTGATCAACGACGGCGGCCGCGAGCTGCTCGGCGTCACCGGCGACACCGTGGGCCGCAACGTCGCGGACCTCGGCCTGCCCGCCCCGCTCACCGGCGCGCTCCTCTCCGCCGAGCCGCGCGTCGACGAGCTGCACCTGACCGCCGACCGCGTGGTCGTCGTCAACACCTCACCGGTGACCGGCGGGGAACGGCGCGGCACCGTCGTGACCCTGCGCGACCACACCGAGCTCCAGGCGCTCACCGGCGAGCTGGACTCCGAGCGCGGCTTCACCCGCGCCCTGCGCTCACAGGCCCACGAGGCCGCCAACCGGCTGCACACCGTGGTCTCCCTCATCGAACTCGACCGCGCCGAGGAGGCCGTCGACTTCGCCACCGCGGAACTGGAACTGGCCCAGGCCCTCACCGACCAGGTGGTCGCGGCCGTCAGCGAACCCGTCCTCGCGGCCCTCCTCCTCGGCAAGGCCGCCCAGGCCAACGAACACGGCGTGGAACTCGTCGTCTCACCGGACAGCAGCATCGACGACGGCATGCTCCCCGCTTCCCTGCCCGCCCGCGACCTCGTCACGGTCCTCGGCAACCTCATCGACAACGCGGTCGACGCGGCCCAGGGCTCCCCCGCCGCCCGCGTCACCGTCACGGCCCGCGCCGACGCGGCGGGCCTGCTCCTGCGCGTCGCGGACACGGGCCCAGGCGTCGCACCCGCCCAACGCGAAGCGGTCCTCGCCCGGGGCTGGTCGACCAAGGCACCCACCGGACGCGGCCTGGGCCTCGCCCTGGTCCACCAGACGGTGACGCGCGACGGCGGCACCCTGACGATCGGGGAATCCCCGGACGGCGGCGCCCAGTTCGAGGTGTTCCTGGCCACCGCACCGGCCGTGGGCCCCTCCGCGGGGGACGCCCCCGGTGCGCCCCCGGTGCGGAGCGCCGAAGACGAGGGCAGGGGCCGGCGCACGAGCGCGGACCGGCCGGGCGACACCACCGAACGTCAGGGAGGCACCCAGTGA
- a CDS encoding cation:dicarboxylate symporter family transporter yields MTSTADPHAAPAAKRDRTHYLYIAVIGAALLGIAVGFIWPDFAKELKPIGTGFVSLIKMMISPIIFCTIVLGVGSVRKAAKVGKVGGLALAYFMAMSVVALAIGLLVGNILHPGSGMDISQSEKDAGHTAADEANKGLVDFALGIIPKTMVSAFTQGEVLQTLLVALLVGFALQAMGRSGEPVLRGIEHIQKLVFRVLGMIMWAAPVGAFGAMAAVIGETGVAALKALATIMIGFYVTCALFIVVVLGTLVRVVTGVNLFKLLKYLGREFLLILSTSSSESALPRLIAKMEHLGVSRPVVGITVPTGYSFNLDGTMIYLTMASLFIAESMHQPLGVGEQISLLLFMMIASKGAAGVSGSGIAVLASGLQSHKPALVDGVGLIIGVDRFMSEARALTNFAGNAVATLLIGTWTKEVDKERVALVLDGQLPFDEKTLVDDEHGARRDADDTDDAQDGDAVPEPRGDGKEPAKVL; encoded by the coding sequence GTGACCAGCACGGCCGACCCACACGCGGCACCCGCAGCCAAGCGGGACCGCACGCATTACCTTTACATCGCCGTCATCGGCGCCGCGCTGCTCGGTATCGCCGTCGGCTTCATCTGGCCGGACTTCGCCAAGGAGCTCAAGCCGATCGGCACGGGCTTCGTGAGCCTGATCAAGATGATGATCTCGCCCATCATCTTCTGCACGATCGTGCTCGGCGTCGGTTCGGTGCGCAAGGCCGCGAAGGTCGGCAAGGTGGGCGGGCTCGCGCTCGCCTACTTCATGGCGATGTCGGTCGTCGCGCTCGCCATCGGCCTGCTCGTCGGCAACATCCTGCACCCGGGCTCGGGCATGGACATCAGCCAGTCCGAGAAGGACGCGGGCCACACCGCGGCCGACGAGGCGAACAAGGGGCTCGTCGACTTCGCGCTCGGCATCATCCCCAAGACGATGGTCTCCGCCTTCACCCAGGGCGAGGTGCTCCAGACGCTGCTCGTCGCGCTGCTCGTGGGCTTCGCGCTGCAGGCGATGGGCCGCTCCGGCGAGCCGGTGCTCCGCGGCATCGAGCACATCCAGAAGCTGGTCTTCCGGGTGCTCGGGATGATCATGTGGGCCGCCCCGGTGGGCGCGTTCGGCGCGATGGCCGCCGTCATCGGCGAGACCGGCGTGGCAGCCCTCAAGGCGCTCGCCACGATCATGATCGGGTTCTACGTCACCTGCGCCCTGTTCATCGTCGTCGTGCTCGGCACGCTGGTGCGCGTGGTGACCGGGGTCAACCTCTTCAAGCTCCTGAAGTACCTGGGCAGGGAGTTCCTGCTGATCCTCTCCACCTCCTCGTCGGAGTCCGCGCTGCCGCGGCTCATCGCGAAGATGGAGCACCTGGGCGTCAGCCGTCCCGTCGTCGGCATCACGGTCCCGACGGGCTACTCCTTCAACCTCGACGGCACCATGATCTACCTGACCATGGCCTCGCTGTTCATCGCCGAATCCATGCACCAGCCGCTCGGCGTCGGCGAGCAGATCTCGCTGCTGCTCTTCATGATGATCGCGTCCAAGGGCGCGGCGGGCGTCTCGGGTTCGGGCATCGCGGTCCTCGCGAGCGGACTCCAGTCGCACAAGCCCGCCCTCGTCGACGGCGTCGGCCTGATCATCGGCGTCGACCGCTTCATGAGCGAGGCCCGCGCCCTCACCAACTTCGCGGGCAACGCGGTCGCGACCTTGCTGATCGGCACCTGGACCAAGGAGGTCGACAAGGAACGGGTCGCCTTGGTGCTCGACGGCCAACTGCCCTTCGACGAGAAGACGCTGGTCGACGACGAGCACGGGGCGCGGCGGGACGCGGACGACACGGACGACGCGCAAGACGGCGACGCCGTGCCGGAGCCGCGGGGCGACGGCAAGGAACCCGCGAAGGTGTTGTAG
- a CDS encoding TetR/AcrR family transcriptional regulator, protein MEPMSRADANRRRILEVALAELLRDPEASMDQIARAAGVVRRTVYGHFPSRDALIGALIDGAVEAVAAAHASGRARADDPAESLAHSMVAVWEIADGYRLLVALAQRSVAMEGIRQRLAPVREQCVNVLQLGLEKGDFTSTLPPAALAYVHEQQLFGLMEAVNDGLLDPKDAGLAAASTALLSAGVPAERVREIVTGLAR, encoded by the coding sequence ATGGAGCCCATGAGCCGAGCCGACGCAAACCGCCGCCGCATCCTGGAGGTGGCACTCGCCGAGCTGCTGCGCGACCCGGAAGCGTCCATGGACCAGATCGCGCGCGCGGCGGGCGTCGTCCGCAGAACGGTCTACGGCCACTTCCCCAGCAGGGACGCGCTGATCGGCGCGCTCATCGACGGCGCGGTCGAGGCGGTCGCCGCGGCCCACGCCTCGGGCCGCGCCCGGGCGGACGACCCCGCCGAATCACTGGCCCACTCGATGGTCGCCGTCTGGGAGATCGCCGACGGCTACCGCCTGCTCGTCGCCCTCGCCCAGCGCAGCGTCGCGATGGAGGGCATCAGACAGCGCCTCGCCCCCGTCCGCGAGCAGTGCGTGAACGTACTCCAACTCGGCCTGGAAAAGGGCGACTTCACCTCGACCCTGCCGCCCGCAGCCCTCGCGTACGTCCACGAGCAGCAGCTCTTCGGCCTGATGGAGGCCGTCAACGACGGCCTGCTCGACCCGAAGGACGCGGGCCTGGCCGCCGCGTCGACGGCTCTCCTCTCGGCGGGGGTTCCGGCGGAGCGCGTACGGGAGATCGTCACGGGCCTCGCTCGCTGA